The genomic region GAGCGCCAGGGCGATAATGATGTAGCCGCCCAGACCCGCCGGGTGGCGCGCGCCGCCCTCGATGTCCTCGGCCATGTGTTGCGCCTCAACGGCGCCTTGGCTCTCAAAGTCGATGCCGGGTTCAGCGTGTTTGCTCATGGGATGTCTTTAAAAAAAGAGAAATGAAAAGGTTTGGGGTGGCGCGCGCGGCGCCGTTATTCGACGCCGCGCATAGCCGGTGGGCTTACAGCAGCCCTTTTTCCTTATAGTACTTCTCGGCGCCCGGATGGATCGGCGCGCTCAGACCTTGCAGCATCTCCTTGGGCTCGAGGATGCGGAAGGCCGGGTGCAGCGCTTTGAAGGAGTCCAGGTTCTCGAACACGCCCTTGACCACTTCATAGGCGGCCTTGTCGGACAGATCCGAGGTAGTGACGATGGTGGCCTTCACGCCGTAGGTGGGCACGTCAGAGTCGACGCCGCGATAGATGCCCGCCGGCACTTTGGCCTTCACGAAGTAGGGGTATTTGCTCACCAGTTTGTCAACACAGCCGCCGGTGAGCGGGACGATGTTGATATCCACGCTGGTGGCCACATCCTTGATGTTGGCGGTGGGGTGACCCACCACGTAGAAGTAGGCGTCCAGCTTATTGTCGCGCAGGGCGTCGGGCATCTCTGAGGCTTTCAAGCGGCCGGCTAGGGCCAGCTTGTCTTCGCTGATGCCGCACACCTCCAGCAATTCACCGGCGGTGCGGGCCTGGCCGGAGCCGGGGTTGCCGATGTTGATGCGCTTGCCGACGATATCCTTCAAGCCGTTGATGCCCGCATCCTTACGCGCGGTCAGGGTGACCGACTCCGGGTGCAGGGAGAACAGGCTGCGCAGTTTGGTCACTTTGCCCTGGAACGGCTCCTGACCGTTCCACGCCTTGTAGCCGACGTCGGATTGCACCACGCCGATGTCCAGCTCGCCGGAGGCCAGGGCGTTGCTGTTGTAGACCGAGCCGCCGGTGGACTCCACGCTGCAACGCAGGCCGTGGGATTTGCGGTTCTGGTTGACCATGCGGCAGATGGCCCCGCCGGAGGGATAATAGACCCCGGTAACGCCGCCAGTGCCGATGGTAATGAAACCGCCGCGTTCGGCGGAGGCGGGGGCGGCCAAGCCCAGCGCGAGCGAGGCCACTGCCGCGCCCATGGCGATTTTTGCAGTAAAGAGTTTCATTGTTGGTATCCTTGTTCAGGCGGATGGGTTTGGTAACAATAGAGTTAGCGTAATCAAATTGGCCGCCGAATGTATAGTGTTCAAATGAATGAATATTAGCGTACAAACGGATGAATTTTTCTTGGGACGGATAAAGCGCGGCGCGCGCGCGGGGAGAGCGGAATGAGTCGGCCGGGATGGGATCAGCACTGGATGGAGGCTGCGGCGCTGGCCGCGCAGATGAGCACCTGCGCTTCCGGGCGCAAGGTGGGCGCGGTGTTCGTGCGCGATAAACGTCTGCTGGCCACCGGTTTTAATGGGGTGCCGTGCGGCTATCCACACCCGGCCAGTTGCAAGCGGCGCGATCTGGGGGTGCCCAGCGGTCAGCAGTTGGAGCTGTGCGCCTGCGCCCACGCCGAGGCCAACGGCATCGCCAACGCCGCGCGCCACGGGGTGAAGCTGGAGGGGGCGACCTGCTACGTCACCACCCAGCCGTGCGGGGCGTGCATGGGGGCGCTGGCCAATGTGGGCATTACGCGGGTGATCTACGCCGGCGCTTATCCCGATCCGCGCTCGCAGGATATCGCCCGTTATGCGGGCATCGAGCTGCTGGAGTGCGATGGTCAGGGCAATGCCCATCCGCCTCAGGCGGCTTCCGAAGGCGGGGGCGAGGCGGGCTGCAGCAGCTGTTCGAACCCCTGAACCGACGGGAAGCGCTGGCTGTATTGGGGCTCCCACTGCAGATTGGGTTGGGCGATGTGCAGCAGGTGGCCGATACCGAACGCTTCGGCGGAGCGCAGCACCGGCTCGGAGTCTTCAATCAGCAGGGTGGTTTGCGGATTGAAATCGATGCGTCCGCGCAGTTGGGTCCAGAACGCTGGCTGCTCTTTGGCCAGGCCGTAGTCGTGGCTGCTGTGCACCGAGTCCATGAACTGGCCGATGGGGGTGCGCGCCAATTTTAGATTCAGCGAGTGGGCGTGGGCGTTGGTCACCAGATGGGTCGGCAGTCCTCGCTCTTTCAGACATTGCAGAAACGGCATCACATAGGGACGGGTCTGGATCAGGTGGGCGATCTCCAGCTTCAGCAGCGGGATGTCCATCTGCAGCCGTTTGCTCCAGTGGTCCAGGTCGTACCACAGCAGCGATCCGGCCACCTCTTCATAGATGGCCAGCACCTCGGCCTTGGCGGTTTCAAAGTCGAGACCGTTCTGTTTGGCGTATTGGCGCGGGGTGGTGTCGAGAAAGAAGTGGTCGTCAAAGTGGCGGTCCAGCAGCGTGCCGTCCATGTCCAGCAACACGCAATCGATGGCGGACCACGCTACGGGGCCTGCGAGGGCGGGCAGGGGCGCGGGCATGGGAATCAAACCTTTCCATGTAAACGGGTATTGTCAAAAATGGACGGTTGTGAAACGATGCGTAACAATCGCTCCCTTCTTCGCCCTTTAACAGTATGAACGCCATGGATCAATCCGAGCAATCCCTGCAAGCGCTCAAACCCTTCTTCAAGCAGTACGTGAAGATCTTTGTGCGCCATTTTTTCCATCAGCTCAAGATGTTGCGTGGCGAGTCGTCGGTCAACAAGGAGATGGCTCCGGCGGTGGGGTATCTCTATTACCGCCACTTCTATCCGGGTATGGAGCTCAAGCGATTGCCCGATCTGACGCCCAATCTGGAGCAGGCGTATCAGAAGTTTATGCGCGACTCCACGCTAATCTCGCTGGTCCTCAAAGAGATGCAGAAGGATCTGGAGGCGTTTCAGCAGCGCAATGTGCAGCGTCGCCGCCATGCGTTCCAACTGTTTCTGGAGACCGCGCTGACCCACGCCGGGGCCAGCGCTGATGAGTCCGAAGCGCTGGTGGATACCTTCAAGCATCAGGGCGATGCGGAGGCGAGCGGCATCAGCGCCGAAGAGGAGGCGCAAGCGGTTCGCGACGAACGCAGCATCATCGAGCGTCTGGTGGATATGCAGTCGGCCAAGGCCGAGTTGCTGCTGTTCAATATGTATCAGGACGTGCCCATCAGCTACGAGGCCACCATCCTCGACGTCACCCCGGACGCCAACAAGGCGCGCCTGAAGATCCATCGCTTCCAGTCGGTCATCGTGGCCGACGATCGCTTTACCTACATCAAACACCCCGATCTGCCCGAGCCGGTGCGCGCGGAGCTGGTGACCCTCAATCGCGAAAAGCATGAGGCGATCTTCACCGACTTCCAGTTCGCCGTGTTGGGCATGGATGAACGCACCCATATTCGCGTGCGGCCGCCCAAGCCCACGCCGGTGACCCTGACCACTACCAGCGGGCGTCTGGTGACCGATCTGCTGGACGTGTCGGTCAACGGTCTGGGGGTGATGGTGGATAAGAAGAGCACGCCGTTGGAGAACGGGCAGAGCGTGGATGTGTCGCTCAGTCTGGAACAGGGGCAGAAACTCAGCCTCAATGGCATGGTGGTGGCGGTCAAGCCGCAGGACAACGGCGGGCATTTCCTCGGTGTAGCGCTCACCCCCGACACCAACGCCGAGGTGTTTATCTCCCAGTACGTCTATCAGCGTCAGGCCGAAGTGGTGCGCAAGCTGCAGCAGAAGGCGATGAGTCTGGTGTGAATAGTGTCAGTCGAATTCAAAATTGGACATTGGCGATTTTGAAGATGGAAGATATCGAGGGCTCCGCCCTCGAGCTCCCGAAGACCAAACCGTGGGCTCCGCCCATGTATGGTCCGCTCCGCCACGGCAAGAGAAAATGTCCACTGATGTGTGAGGCTTAGTCGCGCCCATGTATCCGGCCTGTTGATGAGGGGCTTGTCGCCCTCTGGCCCTGATGGAATTTGCGCGTGGCCCTCCTCAACACACCCTCGGCCTCTATGGGCCCTTGGGCGAAACAGGTTCTTGACCACGCAGGGCTATGCCGTTTCACGCCATCAATCTCGACTCTCTCTCGCAACCTGGCTGGTGGGATCTCTTTCTCTTTCCTTATCGGCCTGTTTTTCTTTTAGAGTTGTATTGCGCTCTCTCTACACAGCGGCGCTGGCCCCATAGGCCTCCTGCTTCACCAGCATCGCCCACGCGCTGCGCGCCATGCGGTTGGCCAGCGCCACCACTGCTCTATTTGCGCCGCGACGTTCCGACACCGACACTGCCCACTGGCTGCGGCGATCCGGCTTGTTTTCACACACGCGCAACGCCGCCCGCGCCCCATGAATCAACAGGGTGCGAAGATAACCGTTTCCCCGCTTGCTGATCCCCGTCAGCCACGCCTTGCCCCCTGTGGAGTGCTGATTCGGAACCAACCCTATCCATGCCGACAGCTCCCGGCCATTCTTAAACGCCCGCACATCCCCCACCGACGCCAACAGCGCCGTCGCCGTGATCGGACCCACTCCCGGGATCGTCATCAGCAATCGACACTGCGGCTCCGCCTTGGCCAGCGCCTCAATCTCACGCTCATATTTGCCGATGCGCTCATCCAAATGCGCCAGCTCATCGCGCTCATCCTCCAGAATTACGCGAAAATTGGCGCTCATTTCCGAGCTCTCATCACTCAAAATCAGCACAATCGCCCGCCGCGCCTGTTTGATGCTCTTGGGAAAGACAATCCCATACTCGGCAAGCAGTCCGCGAATCTGGTTCACCAACGCCGTGCGGTTCTTCACCGCCAGACTGCGCACCCGATGCAACGCTAGAATTTCTTGCTGGGCAACGCTTTTGATCCCCACAAAACGCATATTCGGACGCTGTACCGCTTCACATATCGCCTCTGCATCCACGCTGTCGTTCTTGTGCCGCTTCACGTAGGGCTTCACATATTGCGGCGCCATCAAACGCACATCATGCCCATATCCCTGAAATTTCCGCGCCCAATGGTGGGCGCCGCTACTGGCTTCCATCCCCACCAGGCACGGCGGCAGTTGCGCCATGTACTCCAGGAGCTCGTCTCGTTTCAGTCGCTTCTTGAGAACGCTTTTGCCGCGCGCATCGACGCCATGCAACTGAAACACGCTCTTGCCCAGATCAATCCCCAGTACCCGTACCTGTCCGTTTTCGATATGATTGCTCATGGTCCGCTCCGACTCCGTTTAGATGGAAAAACACACCACCATCTTGGCCCATTGCGAGGCCGTTTGGGTAGCGGAGCGGACCATTCCATTACACCCGCTGGGGGCGCGGCCCCCAGACCCCGCCGCCGACCAGTCGGCGGCCAATAGTCAGCGCAAGCGCCACCTGCATCACGCAAACATTGGACGTTCTCTCCAGGACTGGTTTTCATGGTTTTCGGATTTGCGTCGAAGCCTCGGCGGGGTCAATCGGACTCAAAACCCTTCATGCGCGCATAGGCGGCGGTGGCGGCGTCCATGGTGTGGGCGTGGTTGAGCAGCCACTGGGGGAATTCATTCTCAATGTAGTCCCGCGCCGGGGCCAGTTGGCCGCGGCGCATCTGCTCGCGCAGGGCGTCATACCCGGCCAGGGTGCGCAGGTGCTCGCCCCGATGCACCGGCGCCGGGGGAAAGGCGATTTTGTCCATCAGCGCCTCTTCGCGGGCGAAGTGTTCGCGCATGTGGGTGAGCCACTTGTCGAACAGCGCCGGGAATTGATCCTCCGACGCGCCGATCATGGCGTTGGCCAACGCCACCGACTCGGCGTGGTCGGCGTCCATAAATTCCAGCCCCATGCGGGGCACGTCGTTGAAGTCAATCAGCGGCATATGCGCTCCTCCGCTCGGCTTAGGTGCGATAGTCGGCGTTGATGGAGACGTATTCGTGGGTCAAATCGCAGCTCCACACCTCCGCCCGCCCATCGCCTGAACCCAGATCGATGCTGATCTCGATCTCATCGCGCTTCATCACCGCTTGTCCCATCTCTTCGGTGTAGCTGGCGGCGCGGCCGCCGCGCTCGACGATGAGCGCCTCGCCCAGATGGATGGTCGTCGCATCGGGGTCGAAGGGGACGCCCGCATACCCCACGGCGGCGATGATGCGCCCCCAGTTGGGGTCGGAGCCAGCGCAGGCGGTCTTCACCAGAGAGCTGCGCGCCACGCTCATGGCCACCTGCTTGGCCCCAGCGTCATCGGGCGCGCCGGTGACGCGCAGGGTGAGGAACTTGCTCGCCCCTTCGCCATCGCGCACAATCCACTGCGCCAACTCCTTGGCCAGACTCTCCAACGCATGGGCGAAGGCGGCGGCGCGGGGGTCGTCGGGATCTTCGATCAGGGCGTGTTCGGCCTGTCCCGAGGCGAACAGCATGCAGGTGTCGTTGGTGGAGGTGTCGCCATCCACGCTGATGCAGTTGAAGCTGACGCCATTGGCGCGCTCCAGCAGAGTTTGCAAGGCGCGCGGGGCGATGAAGGCGTCGGTGAAGATGTAGCCCAGCATGGTGGCCATGTCCGGGTGGATCATGCCCGAGCCCTTGGCGATGCCCACCAGAGTCACCGGCGCGCCGTCGATCTCCACATGGCGCGCGCCGCCCTTGGGGAAGGTGTCGGTGGTGGCGATGGCGCGGGCGGCGGCCTCCCACTTGCCCGGGGCTAGAGCGTCGCGCAGGCCCGGTAGGGCGTCATTGATCTTCTGTGCGGGCAGGGGCTCGGCGATGACGCCGGTGGAGGAGAGGAACACCGCGCCATCGGGGATCTCCAGCAGGTCGGCCACGGCGCGGGCGTTGGAGAGGGCGTTGAGCATCCCTTGCGGGCCGGTGCAGGCGTTGGCGTTGCCGGAGTTGACCAGCAGCGCGCCCGCGCGCTCATTGGCCAGATGGTCGCGGCACAGGGTCACCGGCGCGGCGACCACGCGGTTGTTGGTGAACACGCCCGCCACCGCGGTATCGGCGGCCATGCGCGCCAGCAGCAGGTCCAACGCGCCATTCTTTTTGATGCCGCAGTGGGTCGCGGCGGTTTCGAATCCGGCGACGGCGGGCA from Magnetofaba australis IT-1 harbors:
- a CDS encoding PilZ domain-containing protein; its protein translation is MDQSEQSLQALKPFFKQYVKIFVRHFFHQLKMLRGESSVNKEMAPAVGYLYYRHFYPGMELKRLPDLTPNLEQAYQKFMRDSTLISLVLKEMQKDLEAFQQRNVQRRRHAFQLFLETALTHAGASADESEALVDTFKHQGDAEASGISAEEEAQAVRDERSIIERLVDMQSAKAELLLFNMYQDVPISYEATILDVTPDANKARLKIHRFQSVIVADDRFTYIKHPDLPEPVRAELVTLNREKHEAIFTDFQFAVLGMDERTHIRVRPPKPTPVTLTTTSGRLVTDLLDVSVNGLGVMVDKKSTPLENGQSVDVSLSLEQGQKLSLNGMVVAVKPQDNGGHFLGVALTPDTNAEVFISQYVYQRQAEVVRKLQQKAMSLV
- a CDS encoding IS110 family transposase, producing MSNHIENGQVRVLGIDLGKSVFQLHGVDARGKSVLKKRLKRDELLEYMAQLPPCLVGMEASSGAHHWARKFQGYGHDVRLMAPQYVKPYVKRHKNDSVDAEAICEAVQRPNMRFVGIKSVAQQEILALHRVRSLAVKNRTALVNQIRGLLAEYGIVFPKSIKQARRAIVLILSDESSEMSANFRVILEDERDELAHLDERIGKYEREIEALAKAEPQCRLLMTIPGVGPITATALLASVGDVRAFKNGRELSAWIGLVPNQHSTGGKAWLTGISKRGNGYLRTLLIHGARAALRVCENKPDRRSQWAVSVSERRGANRAVVALANRMARSAWAMLVKQEAYGASAAV
- a CDS encoding TAXI family TRAP transporter solute-binding subunit, which translates into the protein MKLFTAKIAMGAAVASLALGLAAPASAERGGFITIGTGGVTGVYYPSGGAICRMVNQNRKSHGLRCSVESTGGSVYNSNALASGELDIGVVQSDVGYKAWNGQEPFQGKVTKLRSLFSLHPESVTLTARKDAGINGLKDIVGKRINIGNPGSGQARTAGELLEVCGISEDKLALAGRLKASEMPDALRDNKLDAYFYVVGHPTANIKDVATSVDINIVPLTGGCVDKLVSKYPYFVKAKVPAGIYRGVDSDVPTYGVKATIVTTSDLSDKAAYEVVKGVFENLDSFKALHPAFRILEPKEMLQGLSAPIHPGAEKYYKEKGLL
- a CDS encoding hemerythrin domain-containing protein, yielding MPLIDFNDVPRMGLEFMDADHAESVALANAMIGASEDQFPALFDKWLTHMREHFAREEALMDKIAFPPAPVHRGEHLRTLAGYDALREQMRRGQLAPARDYIENEFPQWLLNHAHTMDAATAAYARMKGFESD
- a CDS encoding deoxycytidylate deaminase encodes the protein MSRPGWDQHWMEAAALAAQMSTCASGRKVGAVFVRDKRLLATGFNGVPCGYPHPASCKRRDLGVPSGQQLELCACAHAEANGIANAARHGVKLEGATCYVTTQPCGACMGALANVGITRVIYAGAYPDPRSQDIARYAGIELLECDGQGNAHPPQAASEGGGEAGCSSCSNP
- the argJ gene encoding bifunctional glutamate N-acetyltransferase/amino-acid acetyltransferase ArgJ translates to MAVGAPPDLSQLPAVAGFETAATHCGIKKNGALDLLLARMAADTAVAGVFTNNRVVAAPVTLCRDHLANERAGALLVNSGNANACTGPQGMLNALSNARAVADLLEIPDGAVFLSSTGVIAEPLPAQKINDALPGLRDALAPGKWEAAARAIATTDTFPKGGARHVEIDGAPVTLVGIAKGSGMIHPDMATMLGYIFTDAFIAPRALQTLLERANGVSFNCISVDGDTSTNDTCMLFASGQAEHALIEDPDDPRAAAFAHALESLAKELAQWIVRDGEGASKFLTLRVTGAPDDAGAKQVAMSVARSSLVKTACAGSDPNWGRIIAAVGYAGVPFDPDATTIHLGEALIVERGGRAASYTEEMGQAVMKRDEIEISIDLGSGDGRAEVWSCDLTHEYVSINADYRT
- a CDS encoding HAD-IA family hydrolase encodes the protein MPAPLPALAGPVAWSAIDCVLLDMDGTLLDRHFDDHFFLDTTPRQYAKQNGLDFETAKAEVLAIYEEVAGSLLWYDLDHWSKRLQMDIPLLKLEIAHLIQTRPYVMPFLQCLKERGLPTHLVTNAHAHSLNLKLARTPIGQFMDSVHSSHDYGLAKEQPAFWTQLRGRIDFNPQTTLLIEDSEPVLRSAEAFGIGHLLHIAQPNLQWEPQYSQRFPSVQGFEQLLQPASPPPSEAA